The Desulfonatronum thiodismutans genome segment GGTCAAGGTCTAACGTCAGCGGTGACCGGCGCATTTGTAGTGAGCGCAGCGAACGAAAAATGTGTCCGAGTTTACGGCCTTGTTAGATTTATTCTGCACTCTGAAAATCCTTCCCAGCCATTTTGCTATTGATACTCAATATTTCTTCTTGGATAGAATCCAATAAACCCACAATTTCCTCGGCTTCTTCGTCCTCGATTAGGTAACCGATATATGACCTAACCGCACCCAAAACCTGTAGTGGAATCATTACAAATTGATTTTGGTGTGTTTTGCAATCGTGATCTCTGAGAGAAAAACCGCCACTATCATCAATTTCAAGATAATGCAGTAGCAAGCTTGGCCATGTACCATGCACATGATGAGAGCCTAGTCGTTGTGCAACTACGTATATTAGTCTATCATGACCTAAATCACGCAACATCGCTGAAACATCTGGTAGATTTTTAGATTCAGTAATTTCTTCGCGACTTAATCCTGCTGCGTTAATGTGTCGTTCGATAGATGAAAGCATGCGCTTTTCTATATTCAGAATTTCGCCACCATCTCGTTCTGCGATGTTTCCCTCTATTATTTTTTCAAGTTCGATTTCTGTTTTTAGCCCACCCGCCAAATACCGTTGGAAACTTTCGTCATTTCCTTTATGACACAGCCAATTCACTTTTAGACAAGATTCGAAAATGCACCTATCTAAAAGCACTGTGGTCTCACCGAAACGTCCATTATGGGACAGGGCTAAGTTTGACAACATCAATCGTGCACAGCGGTTTAGTAACCCTGTAAGGATGGCAAAGTGGATTGGTGAAATTTCTCTAACTGCTGGTGACTCTCTCTGTAATTGAGAAAAAAAAATACAAATATGACCAACGAACTTGTACCATTCAAAAAGCACAGGCATGAAGTCACCGCTTTCCCGACATTTTTGCATTTCTTCGTCAGAAAATTGTGGGGGATCTGGTAACTGTGCTATCTCGTTCATGGTTTTTAAGAAATCTAATGGGCCGGGGCTACGCGGCTTTATCGCGCAGCGTCCGATGGATTGCCGGGTTGGGCGTCACGATTTGTCCGTCACAACAGGGAAAACACGCTTTGCCTCGCCGCATAGCGCGACGAAGTAGTCTCTGAGATAGCCGCATACGACCCAGGAGTATTGGTTCTTGACTGTCAGGCGGTCCCCAAGAGGAGTTGACCGAATTGATAGCTCGTCGAAACTTCCTTCTCTTGCCTGTCGTCTCATTCGATGTTCTGAGCTTAGGTACAAACATGACGTCTGTAGTCTACGAAGTTCATGCTCGTCTCGTGACCACGACAACATGCCGCTAGAGTGCATAAAGCAGTTACGAACTCGTTTGGCCGCTTGGATTTGCTCGTACAGCGGGATCGCCGCTGGAGACAACCCGACAGACTTCAGATAGTTGAACAGCTTGCTTAACCCTTGGCCTTTTGCTTCCCTGACGGACGATTGACTCGGCCTCTGTAGCTCGGTAGCTAGTAGAAGCAAATAGGACTCGAACAGCGACATCACACTGAAGAGATTACCTACGGCGATCATGTATGGGAAGGTTCGTTGCAGCTTCGGGAATTCGAGCTGCGCCCGAATCTTCCTCAACTTGGGCTCATTCGGAAAGTACGCCGCAGCCTTCGCGAGTTCCACCTTAGTTTCGTGCTCAATCAACTTTGGACTCTTCCAGACGTAGTCCAAGACGTCTGAAAACTCAAAGTAAGCCCGAGTACCAAGAACGTCGAATGGAGTGCTGGTAGATGTGTCTGAAGCGGTCATTGGTGTGATTTTGACGCCCAACAATGTTATTATCCGGAACTCACAAAAAACCAACCCCACAAATTTCAGACCTTAACGTCAACTAATTTGGCTAGCACCACCAAACTAAAAACCAACAATTATCCTTTCATCTTCAGAATGTAATGCGTCCCAGCCAACTGCCTCTTTCCTCCGAGGTCAGCAGTATGCCTGCTTCCGAGGTCAGAGGAAATTGTGGATGCAACGTATTCAATTTTGATGATTGGGTGCAGGCTTTGAAGGCCATTGTCTCTCGGATCGCTATCACGCATATCGCCAAGCCCTCGTCAATTTCCGGTACTGGGTTCGGGGAGCATTCGGCGTTTGCCCTCGCAAAGGCATTTCCAGCCAAACGACATGGAAATACATTTCTTTTTTGCCACCCGCTTCGCTAGACCATGCAGGACGAACAAGGCAGACAGAAGAATGCTTCAGCCCATTGACAAAAAATAATGGGCTAAAACAACTGCCTGCGCCCGCGGCGCAAAGTGTTTTTCGCCAGCCAAGTCAGCTGGAGAAAAGTCCTTCTTTGTCTGCCTTTTCCGTCTGTGGCCAAAACTCTGAAAAGAGGACAACCCCTAATGCTTCTCTGGCTTCGGGAAACCGATCAAATAGCAGACGTTGGACCATTAAATGACATTCTCAATGGAAGCAATCGTATCCGGCATCCCTCTCTTCCCCCCCCACCCCCGCTCCCACTCAACCCCCACGATATTGCGTTCCTCGCGCTCGAACTCCACGCCGATCAGGTAGACGGCTTCGGATTCGGCCCGGTATTTGTCCGCGTAGCCCTTGCGCTTGATCTGTTCCAAAGCGCTGCCCGGGGTCTGGTCCAGGTCCGTGACCTTCAACCTGTTTGCCGATTTGCGCTCAGTGTTCAATCTGGCCCGTCAGGGAACGATGATCAACACGCCCGAACATTTTTGCCTGGGAAGCAAGTTCTTCTGATATGCGTACAGCGGTCGCCATGGCTGCACTCCCCTGGTTGTTTTGAACAAAACAACATCAATTCAGGTAATCCACGGTGGTTCGGACCGACCGGACGCCCACGGTGGA includes the following:
- a CDS encoding DUF5677 domain-containing protein, which translates into the protein MNEIAQLPDPPQFSDEEMQKCRESGDFMPVLFEWYKFVGHICIFFSQLQRESPAVREISPIHFAILTGLLNRCARLMLSNLALSHNGRFGETTVLLDRCIFESCLKVNWLCHKGNDESFQRYLAGGLKTEIELEKIIEGNIAERDGGEILNIEKRMLSSIERHINAAGLSREEITESKNLPDVSAMLRDLGHDRLIYVVAQRLGSHHVHGTWPSLLLHYLEIDDSGGFSLRDHDCKTHQNQFVMIPLQVLGAVRSYIGYLIEDEEAEEIVGLLDSIQEEILSINSKMAGKDFQSAE
- a CDS encoding PD-(D/E)XK nuclease domain-containing protein, giving the protein MNTERKSANRLKVTDLDQTPGSALEQIKRKGYADKYRAESEAVYLIGVEFEREERNIVGVEWERGWGGKRGMPDTIASIENVI